The following nucleotide sequence is from Nautilia sp. PV-1.
CCTTGCCAAAACACCTAGCGAAAAAGAAGAAAACACGCTTTTTGACGAGGAAGAGTAAAATGTTTTTTAAAATTGCCGATATTGGAAATAAAAAAGGTATAAAAATGAAAAAAATATTAATTGCGTCTTTTGCTCTTCTGAGTTTTGGATGTGCAGCCACTACAAGCGATATGCCCGCTCAGCAGCCAAAAGCGGAAACAAAGCCTTTTAATTCTCAGCAGGTTATTAAAAACGAGGTAAATATAATTCCTCCTGTACAGCAGCAATCAAAAAACAGCGAAGAGAAAAAAACAGCTAAAAACGACACTGTAGATGTTAATTCAATAAATGTGGACACCACTATAGAAAATACTCCAGTTCTTAAAAAAAGTCCTATCGTTACGTTACAGGTTGAAGGGTTGGGAGTAGCTCCTGTAAATGCTCAGAGCGTTCCTCAGGCAAAAGTAATGGCTAGACGCGCGGCAATAGCGGATGCATACAGAGCGCTGGCTGAAAAAATGTACGGAATCAGAGTAAAAGGAAGTGAAACAGTTAAAGATTTAATGCTTAAAAACTCTGAAGTAAGAACAAACGTATACGGTTTAATAAGAGGAGCATGTATTCAGGAAGAAAGTTTTAAAAACGGTATTTATAAAGTAGTTATGAGCGTTAAGCTTGATGTAAGGAGATGGAATAAATATATTAACGCTAATTAGTCTTCCTCTTTTTCTCTTTGCAGATTATTTTATATCTTACAATGCGGTAATTGACAACTCCGTCATCATTTCTTCTCATCTTGAATGTTCTAAAGCTTTGACACTCAGTAATAAAAATAGTAAATTCCTTTTTGAACTTAATGTAGACGGCGATAACCCTTTGCGTATATGTCAAAAATACAAAAATACCATTATCGACCGGCTTTTAAAATATCAGACGGTGGTAAACGCCCAGTATAATAAAAACGACAGGGTAAAAATTGTGTTTTTGCCTCACAGATTTGATATTATTATAAAAAACGGAACAGCGTATTTTTATATAAAAGGTGATAATTAATGAAAGTGGCCATTGTTGAAGACGATATTAATATGAGAAAATCTCTTTCACTTGCTTTAATAAGCGAAGGCTATGAAGTGGTTGAGTTCCGTCATGCTCTTGACGCTTTAAAAAAGCTGGATGAGAGTATAGATGTAATAGTCAGCGATATTACGATGCCGAAGATGGACGGTATTGAGTTCGTAAAAGAGCTCAACGGCAAATACGACGTAATTATGATAACGGGAAACGCAACGCTTAATAAAGCGATTGAAGCTTTAAGA
It contains:
- a CDS encoding LPP20 family lipoprotein, with translation MKKILIASFALLSFGCAATTSDMPAQQPKAETKPFNSQQVIKNEVNIIPPVQQQSKNSEEKKTAKNDTVDVNSINVDTTIENTPVLKKSPIVTLQVEGLGVAPVNAQSVPQAKVMARRAAIADAYRALAEKMYGIRVKGSETVKDLMLKNSEVRTNVYGLIRGACIQEESFKNGIYKVVMSVKLDVRRWNKYINAN